The genomic interval tcatcgtccgaactgcgacctctcctatttctttctctcacttttttctccgggtggtgtcaagcagggtccggttagatggataaaaccaAACATTTCACTAGGTTAAAATCTATTGTTTGGAGAGGTCTTGTCATTATCTCTAGatcaggggtcggcaacctttttgatattaagtgcccttttcaaaatttcttgtttattagtgtgccatgttaacattacattttattatgacatcacatcaaaatgtaatatccagggaatctgtaattttattccatagcaacatttgataacatttatttctcataatcaggaccttgtaattattattattattattattattattattattattattattattattattattattattattattattattattgaaacatggttttagtatgcagtcctgattggtggaaaatgggctgacaaaaatatcactgtcaaagagcctgaagcgaaaagttgtggaaaagcCTAGCTTTAAtaatgaatggactgataatgaaacgatgctgtggcaaaataattataacacaaccagcatcattatcgagaatgaagaacacgaacataacgattgcgtcattcacgtgcatattaagtagccacatgtatttgttttggtcttaaaatgcatccatatttactgctccagtggagcagATGGTTTCTTCAGACAGCTTAAGTttataagaatttgtccaaatttcaagattccctgcaaactaagaaacagactacaaaccgacagcttttgttttagcttattttgtaaaaatgtgctatttgcagagtataGAGCTgcgtttgcgtaaaacagcgcggtggactgagcagacagagcatattgaaatatcgctttctacacgtttatgccggtctacacaggtgagtgcattgataagtattggcttttaactcacgaaggtttaattgtagcctccttacagtaacaagactagcgttagttcatctgccccagcagCCGTTGGTAATCCTCTTTGTATTGTTCCCGGTCAGAGATATGAGTCAGACTACCGTAAATAACAGGTCACGCACAGgcgccgattgatgttttcctcctttcaaaaaaaaagttgtcaaaaatgtttgcatttcagaaccttaggaaatggacagcggccgacacgaacacacacgccataCTAAAGCCGtaaactcaggacagcgccacttctcacagatacagataggattggagatgagaagtttaatcagctttgtgggaaattataaatcaatgccaccgccatgaccaatcacactatgtcagacgctccacttagcaccacctgcaatgtttaatattaaattaatgtaaaaatgaactggcagtctggcacacgtgggtgctcagtattttccgtgggtgctcgagctccggagcacccacggtatcggcacCTATGAGGTCGCGCAACTGTGAACGTTGTAATTTGGCATGCGGATGAGAGAGTacttcagcatttcaaccatgatttcaacacaccaataactctcttgcacacatattgccAGTGTGCCATTGGTTAAGGTCCCTCGTGCCCATGGTGGCACGCGTGcctaaggttgccgacccctgctctagatgtatgatacaaacataaaaaatatactaaccgcatgctgctatacatgtcatccatcgcctaatcattatttttgtcttcgcacttgtggtggttttcatctctctctttctgcaaattgtatatgatgtatagcaACATGAtccagcacccaaaacactgtcaaaacactccaacgcaccctccattcttcgcgaaagatggataaaaaggcgcaaaagaaggaaataggtaccttgaaaaaacaaaaaagccccaccaaatcctggacaaatcagagatgcagattcgcacgggactaatattatcacaggacctccgttttcggcgaaatatggtaggtcatttgcgggggaattattactttacaaattacagacatgaccgattcgcacgggattaagatcacagataacctccgcaattattacaaatgactggaggtcaccaggtaatacttatcccgtgtgAATAGGGCTTTAGTGCCTAAAGTAATGTTGACATTGCTGAGTTGTTAGCCACTTCTTTAAGTTATGGATTCAGATTAGAAAAAGTGCACCCAAGACATGGTTTAAGTCAGCTCAGGTCCTCTGGGCTTCTTATGTTGAGTCTAGTTCTGTCCTTTCTTGGAAAACCGGAGTAGAGTGGTGGGGGTCAGTCTcttgctttgctttttttttttagcagtctGCTTTTACTGAACTGAGGATGATACACTGTTACTGATACACCACCAGTCTAGTTCTGATAAAACTTGATGCAACCTGTTAGTTTTCTTCATAATTAGTCTTTTTTTGAATTCATCCAGACACCTTCCTAGTGTATGGATTCTCTACTTCGGAAGAGAGACTCAGTCTGGCCCCAATGTTCATGAGGTGAACCGCACCGTGTCCCAGATCATCGTCCATCCCGAGTACAACAATATGCCGTTCAACAACGACATTGCCCTAATGAAGCTCAGCAGCCCTGTCAATTTCACTAACTACATCAGACCTGTCTGCCTGGCAAGTAACTTCAGCCAGTTTTACAACTCCACCCCCTGCTGGGCCACTGGCTGGGGCAGACTTGGAAAGGATGGTGAGTATTGGCATCACAACCCAATAAAGTAACTGCTAATcatcatgttactgtattgtcattgtgagcatgttaacaTATTGACATTAGGATTTAGCATGCACAGAGACATTTATGCTCAACGCATTGTTCTTTGCAGTATTCTCCGAAACACCAGAGGGCGTACAGACAAAAATATCTGTAAATTAGCAAGAAGTAGTAGAGAAGAAGAGACTggaagtaaaggaaagcaggctgcctggcaacagtagtAAACACATCCATGTTAAACACAGATGTACTGCAAAACATTACAATTATCTACGGTAATCATTAATGTGACTGTTGTTTATCTCCAAATCGAAATTACTGTCTGCCTGTAACACTGAAGAACACTTTCCatgaagagtttttttttagctttgagAAAACAATCTCTCATGTTTTTCCACACTCTCTAGCAAAATGTATTGAACTAAAAGCGCAGCACACCAGATTACAAAAATTCAGAGCTGCACAACCATGCGCCGCGACTGCTTGCGGAGCCTTCGCGCTGGAAACAATGCGTTATTATGAATGTACTGCCCTAAGAAGCAgtttgattggttggggttaggcattgaccttgagtggttaaggttagggtagcTGATTGGTCAttgcgtaagcatggatgtCTGGCCAacagtagtgtgtgaatgctattgaagggcaggtcttgcctagaagttgtgTGGGGTCCATAGTAAATGCAGAAACGACAGCTgtggtgatgtcattttatgGTGCACGCACCTCACGCCTGGAACACCGCGGCGAACATAAATTAAGCtttacagagctgctagcattaCTTTAGACTCTTatcttaatttaatttttttaatttaatttatacgGTTTATTGATCCCCACTGGGGAAATTACAATCTTGTTTCCTGGCAATTAATCCTCTATCACCCTCCTGTTCTATCGCATAGTTGACAACTCAGGTACAGGGTGCACTGTCTCATGAACAAATTCATGTATATGATACAGGAAGTATTGCATTGTCAGAAGACTCCACAAGGTCTAGTTGGGCTTTGATCAACAAACGTTTTTGACAAGAGATAcgccaaaaaacaaaaatgtccttccctctctcccacAGAGCCCCTAGTACCGCCTTTGACTCACTGCAGGAGGTTCAGATTCCTGTCATTGGAGAAAAGCAGTGCAGTTGCAACTACCTCCCAATACAAGAAGCAAACATCTCTGACAAAATGATTTGTGCAGGACAAGAGAACAAAGGAGCATGCCAGGTTAAAATAACCAATTGTAATATTTGAAGCAGCTGTACTGAAtacttttgatttgtttttcttcttaaaatgtTAGTCAGTGAGAGTGTGCCAGGCTAGAGAAGACCACTACAGTCTCATTTTGCAGCATTAATTAACAGTTTGGGTTTTGTCTCTCCGTTTTCAGGGGGATTCCGGTGGACCTTTGCAATGCAAACAATCCTCAATGTGGATCCAGGCTGGCATTACCAGTTTTGGACTACCATGTGCCGTAGCTGGTTTTCCTGAGGTTTATGCACGAGTGTCTGAGTTCCAGACTTGGATCATGGATCAAGTGATGGGCGCGAATGTTCACTTTGTGACATTCAGATCCAGTGGCACCGACCAGGACAACAGCTTTGTGTGTCGCAGCTCTGTCTCTGGAAATGCAACCACAGCAGCTCCAAACGCAACTTCCACAGCAGCTCCAAACACAACTTCCACAGCAGCTCCAAACGCAACTTCCACAGCAACTTCCACAGCAGCGCCCACCACAGCAGCTCCAAACGCAACTTCCACAGCAGCTCCAAACGCAACTTCCACAGCAGCTTCCACAGCAGCTCCAAACGCAACTTCCACAGCAGCTCCAAACGCAACTTCCACAGCAGCTCCAAACGCAACTTCCACAGCAGCTCCAAACGCAACTTCCACAGCAGCTCCAAACGCAACTTCCACAGCAGCTTCCAGCAGCTCCAAACGCAACTTCCACAGCAGCTCCAAACGCAACTTCCACAGCAGCTCCAAACGCAACTTCCACACCATCAACTGTTGCAACTGA from Perca fluviatilis chromosome 21, GENO_Pfluv_1.0, whole genome shotgun sequence carries:
- the LOC120551012 gene encoding testisin-like; translation: MMAAWTGRILLMCAVLTGQGSKAQDCGLARLNTRIVGGENATAGAWPWQVSIHINFAAIHICGGTLISAQWVLTAAHCIIIHLPSVWILYFGRETQSGPNVHEVNRTVSQIIVHPEYNNMPFNNDIALMKLSSPVNFTNYIRPVCLASNFSQFYNSTPCWATGWGRLGKDGGFRWTFAMQTILNVDPGWHYQFWTTMCRSWFS